In Bombyx mori chromosome 11, ASM3026992v2, one genomic interval encodes:
- the LOC101745784 gene encoding uncharacterized protein LOC101745784, which produces MMSKLIDDLFDKKKDEAPMLDLSKTVINTAEEYRAVLDKVPDFKTRPEKVKAEDIKIKDKVEDQKTKTPRKEIRAYEKLGTRGYEEKHFTFMDPIPVEMKGLKFEELCAVPIEWRMLTSTRPKSKLDEEYFNRLIELGKSELRTKTRDKREYAKNTMIRKTKNRSGVTETRIPSCPECGEEYCNGKMCAITNYDMFARLKVEVETKTSRVQVAPTQGAGKLRRLRRRAKRKPRSKSAAPVLTKSKLVNKSGARSDSEL; this is translated from the exons ATGATGTCAAAATTAATAGACGATTTGTTTGATAAGAAGAAGGATGAAGCACCGATGCTGGACTTGTCGAAAACTGTCATAAATACAGCTGAAGAATACAGAGCCGTTCTTGATAAAGTTCCGGATTTCAAAACTAGACCAGAAAAG GTAAAAGCTGAGGacataaaaattaaagataaagttGAGGATCAAAAAACGAAAACGCCAAGAAAAGAAATAAGGGCGTACGAAAAATTAGGAACAAGAGGTTATGAAGAAAAACATTTCACATTTATGGATCCCATACCGGTAGAAATGAAGGGATTGAAATTTGAGGAGCTGTGTGCTGTGCCAATTGAATGGAGAATGTTAACCTCTACAAGACCTAAATCTAAATTAGATGAAGAGTATTTTAATAG ACTGATTGAATTAGGCAAGTCTGAATTAAGGACAAAAACAAGAGATAAAAGAGAGTATGCTAAAAACACTATGatcagaaaaacaaaaaatcgttcTGGAGTGACTGAAACCAGAATCCCGTCCTGTCCTGAATGTGGTGAAGAGTATTGCAACG ggaAAATGTGCGCTATAACCAACTACGATATGTTTGCACGTTTAAAAGTGGAAGTTGAAACGAAAACATCAAGAGTACAGGTCGCACCAACACAGGGCGCGGGTAAGCTGCGCCGGTTACGACGCCGCGCGAAACGTAAGCCTCGAAGCAAAAGTGCCGCACCGGTACTGACGAAATCTAAACTCGTAAACAAATCTGGAGCTAGAAGCGATTCTGAACTTTAA